In Oryza brachyantha chromosome 2, ObraRS2, whole genome shotgun sequence, a single window of DNA contains:
- the LOC102702911 gene encoding aquaporin PIP1-1, giving the protein MEGKEEDVRLGANRFSERQPIGTAAQGAGDDKDYKEPPPAPLFEPGELKSWSFYRAGIAEFVATFLFLYITVLTVMGVSKSPSKCATVGIQGIAWSFGGMIFALVYCTAGISGGHINPAVTFGLFLARKLSLTRAIFYIVMQCLGAICGAGVVKGFQQGLYMGNGGGANVVASGYTKGDGLGAEIVGTFILVYTVFSATDAKRNARDSHVPILAPLPIGFAVFLVHLATIPITGTGINPARSLGAAIIYNRDHAWDDHWIFWVGPFVGAALAAIYHQVIIRAIPFKSRS; this is encoded by the exons atggaggggaaggaggaggacgtGCGCCTGGGGGCGAACAGGTTCTCGGAGAGGCAGCCGATagggacggcggcgcagggcgccggcgacgacaagGACTACAAGGagcccccgccggcgccgctgttCGAGCCCGGGGAGCTCAAGTCGTGGTCTTTCTACCGCGCGGGCATCGCCGAGTTCGTCGCCACCTTCCTGTTCCTCTACATCACCGTCCTCACCGTCATGGGCGTCTCCAAGTCCCCCTCCAAGTGCGCCACCGTCGGCATCCAGGGGATCGCCTGGTCATTCGGAGGCATGATCTTCGCGCTCGTCTACTGCACCGCCGGCATCTCCG GAGGACACATCAACCCAGCAGTGACTTTTGGGCTGTTCTTGGCCAGGAAGTTGTCCCTGACTCGGGCCATCTTCTACATAGTGATGCAATGCCTAGGGGCCATCTGCGGAGCTGGCGTTGTGAAGGGCTTCCAGCAGGGACTCTACATGggcaatggtggtggtgccAATGTAGTTGCCAGTGGTTACACCAAGGGTGACGGTCTTGGTGCTGAGATTGTTGGCACCTTCATCCTGGTCTACACCGTCTTCTCGGCCACTGATGCCAAGAGGAATGCCAGAGACTCACATGTTCCT ATCCTTGCCCCACTGCCAATTGGTTTTGCGGTGTTCCTGGTCCACCTGGCCACCATCCCCATCACCGGTACCGGCATCAACCCAGCCAGGAGCCTTGGCGCTGCTATTATCTACAACAGGGACCATGCCTGGGATGACCAT TGGATCTTCTGGGTTGGTCCCTTCGTTGGCGCTGCCCTGGCCGCCATCTACCACCAGGTGATCATCAGGGCGATCCCGTTCAAGAGCAGGTCTtaa
- the LOC102703369 gene encoding mitogen-activated protein kinase kinase kinase YODA-like: MPPWWGKSSSKEIKKTAKENLIDTFHRLLNPNEQKGSTKSRGNRRRGKDPTAEKGCWSTAQSRSTSPSKEVSRCQSFAAARAHAQPLPLPRSRAIVARTASDVTESKVISEKRGKGQQLPLPTTNWAKEQPETTEPAAELSSASISSNGSIDSDDPGDLRLQGHVANDADKAAKVATASNSSVVHKERSSATTRKGTKEVTIPTNVFPSNQILSTYPRGTIVADSCQSNLQNSRQVVLESAPNSVMSSPSRSPKILCPDQIPSSAFWAVKPHTDITFVGSAQCSSPGSGQTSGHNSVGGDMLAQLFWQPSRGSPECSPIPSPRMTSPGPSSRVHSGSVSPLHPRACGMAPESPTSRVDEGKKKQTHRLPLPPLSICNNSTFLPNNSTPTSPISRSPGRAENPPSPGSRWKKGKLIGRGTFGHVYIGFNSDRGEMCAMKEVTLFSDDPKSKESAKQLGQEILLLNRLQHPNIVRYYGSEMVDDKLYIYLEYVSGGSIHKLLQEYGQFGEPAIRSYTKQILLGLAYLHAKNTVHRDIKGANILVDPNGRVKLADFGMAKHINGQQCAFSFKGSPYWMAPEVIKNSDGCNLAVDIWSLGCTVLEMATSKPPWSQYEGIAAVFKIGNSKELPPIPDHLSEEGKDFIRQCLQRDPSSRPTAVDLLQHSFVRNASLLEKSHSDPLEQLSTISCKSNLKMVGHARNMSSLGLEGQSIYQRRAAKFSLAHSDIHVRSYISCPVSPCESPHLRSRSPQDQNGIMSPSPISSPRTTSGASTPLTGGNGAIPFNPMRHPAYNNEGFTITSRGLDEHLPNRPPDPVLGHFIRVKQPSPRFQERAISEADILSPQFGRMGHRSLWDLHDRPLRSEHSSQQGFEDRVKLKPSLDLSSGPPHLGCNHGH, translated from the exons ATGCCACCATGGTGGGGAAAATCTTCAtcgaaagaaataaagaagaCTGCCAAAGAAAACCTCATTGACACGTTTCATCGGCTATTAAATCCAAATGAGCAAAAGGGAAGCACAAAATCACGAGGGAATCGTAGACGTGGTAAAGATCCAACTGCAGAGAAAGGTTGCTGGTCTACTGCCCAATCACGCTCCACATCCCCATCAAAAGAGGTTTCTCGATGTCAAAGCTTTGCTGCAGCCAGAGCACATGCACAACCACTTCCCCTTCCTAGATCCCGTGCTATTGTGGCACGCACTGCTTCTGATGTTACTGAATCAAAGGTCATTTCGGAAAAACGTGGCAAAGGACAGCAACTACCACTTCCTACCACAAACTGGGCTAAAGAACAACCTGAAACTACCGAACCTGCTGCAGAATTATCATCTGCTTCTATCTCCAGCAATGGTTCTATTGATAGCGATGATCCTGGAGATTTGCGACTTCAAGGCCATGTGGCAAATGATGCTGACAAGGCGGCTAAAGTTGCTACAGCAAGTAATTCAAG TGTTGTGCATAAGGAGCGTTCTAGTGCCACCACCAGAAAGGGCACTAAGGAAGTGACGATTCCAACCAATGTGTTCCCAAGTAACCAAATTCTATCTACATATCCAAGAGGTACTATTGTTGCTGACAGTTGTCAatcaaatttacaaaattcaCGACAGGTTGTTCTGGAAAGTGCTCCCAATAGTGTGATGTCAAGCCCTTCTCGAAGCCCAAAAATATTATGCCCTGATCAGATTCCAAGTTCTGCATTTTGGGCAGTTAAGCCTCATACAGATATAACTTTTGTTGGGTCTGCTCAGTGCTCCAGTCCTGGTTCAGGGCAAACGTCTGGGCATAATTCGGTGGGAGGTGATATGCTAGCCCAGCTCTTTTGGCAACCTAGCCGAGGTAGTCCAGAGTGTTCACCAATTCCCAGCCCAAGAATGACAAGCCCTGGTCCAAGTTCGAGGGTACATAGTGGAAGTGTCTCTCCGTTGCATCCAAGGGCTTGTGGGATGGCTCCTGAATCTCCAACAAGTCGAGTTGatgaaggaaagaagaagCAAACCCACAGATTGCCCCTTCCACCACTAAGCATCTGTAACAATTCCACCTTTTTGCCAAACAATTCCACCCCAACTAGTCCTATATCGCGTAGTCCTGGTAGAGCAGAAAATCCACCTAGCCCTGGATCACGGTGGAAGAAGGGAAAGCTTATCGGCCGTGGGACATTTGGCCATGTATACATTGGCTTTAACAG TGATAGAGGTGAAATGTGTGCAATGAAGGAGGTCACCCTTTTCTCAGATGACCCTAAATCAAAAGAAAGTGCAAAGCAATTGGGCCAG GAAATATTACTTCTGAATCGTCTGCAACATCCGAATATTGTTCGGTACTATGGATCTGAAATG GTTGATGATAAGCTTTATATATACCTGGAGTATGTCTCTGGTGGATCCATCCATAAACTTCTCCAGGAATATGGGCAGTTTGGTGAACCTGCAATCCGCAGTTATACCAAGCAAATACTTTTGGGCTTAGCTTACCTGCATGCAAAAAATACAGTTCACAG GGACATTAAAGGTGCAAACATATTGGTAGACCCTAATGGTCGTGTAAAGCTCGCTGATTTTGGAATGGCAAAACAC ATCAATGGGCAGCAGTGTGCCTTTTCATTTAAGGGTAGCCCATACTGGATGGCTCCTGAG GTTATAAAAAATTCTGATGGATGTAATCTTGCTGTTGACATATGGAGCTTAGGGTGCACGGTTTTGGAGATGGCTACCTCAAAACCACCATGGAGTCAATATGAAGGG ATTGCCGCAGTGTTTAAGATTGGAAACAGTAAGGAGCTTCCACCAATACCAGATCACCTCTCAGAGGAGGGCAAAGACTTTATAAGACAGTGTCTGCAGCGTGATCCATCCAGCCGTCCAACAGCAGTGGATCTTTTGCAGCATTCATTTGTACGAAATGCCTCTCTACTTGAAAAATCACATTCAGATCCATTGGAACAGTTGTCTACTATATCCTGCAAATCAAATTTGAAG ATGGTTGGGCATGCCAGAAATATGTCCTCTTTGGGTTTGGAAGGACAATCTATTTACCAGAGAAGAGCTGCTAAATTTTCTTTGGCACACAG TGATATTCATGTACGAAGTTACATATCTTGCCCTGTTTCTCCATGTGAGAGTCCTCATCTGAGGTCAAGATCTCCACAAGATCAAAATGGTATAATGTCTCCTTCTCCGATTTCAAGCCCAAGAACTACTTCAGGTGCTTCTACTCCTCTGACTGGTGGCAATGGAGCTATTCCTTTCAATCCTATGAGACACCCAGCTTACAATAATGAGGGTTTCACAATTACATCGAGAGGTCTTGATGAACACTTGCCAAACCGGCCTCCAGATCCAGTCCTTGGTCATTTCATTAGAGTGAAACAACCCTCGCCACGTTTTCAGGAGAGGGCAATCTCTGAAGCTGACATTCTGAGCCCTCAATTCGGAAGGATGGGACATAGGAGCTTGTGGGATTTGCATGATAGACCATTGCGTTCTGAGCATTCGTCTCAGCAGGGCTTTGAGGATCGTGTAAAACTAAAGCCTTCACTGGATTTGAGTTCTGGTCCACCACACCTTGGGTGCAACCATGGTCATTGA
- the LOC102703653 gene encoding cytochrome P450 86A2-like, with protein sequence MEVGTWAVVVAVAAAYMAWFWRMSRGLSGPRVWPVVGSLPGLVQHAENMHDWIAANLRRAGGTYQTCIFAVPGVARRGGLVTVTCDPRNLEHVLKSRFDNYPKGPFWHAVFRDLLGDGIFNSDGETWVAQRKTAALEFTTRTLRTAMSRWVSRSIHHRLLPILDDASAGKAHVDLQDLLLRLTFDNICGLAFGKDPETLAKGLPENAFASAFDRATEATLNRFIFPECLWRCKKWLGLGMETTLASSVAHVDQYLAAVIKARKLELAGNGKCDTVATHDDLLSRFMRKGSYSDESLQHVALNFILAGRDTSSVALSWFFWLVSTHPAVERKIVQELCAVLAASRGAHDPALWLAAPFTFEELDSLVYLKAALSEALRLYPSVPEDSKHVVADDYLPDGTFVPAGSSVTYSIYSAGRMKTVWGEDCLEFRPERWLSADGSKFEPHDSYKFVAFNAGPRICLGKDLAYLQMKNIAGSVLLRHRLAVAPGHRVEQKMSLTLFMKNGLRMEVHPRDLVPVADELRGADVRATAPCA encoded by the coding sequence ATGGAGGTGGGGACgtgggcggtggtggtggcggtggcggcggcgtacaTGGCGTGGTTCTGGCGGATGTCGCGCGGGCTGAGCGGGCCGCGGGTGTGGCCGGTGGTCGGGAGCCTGCCGGGGCTGGTGCAGCACGCGGAGAACATGCACGATTGGATCGCCGCCAACCTGCGCCGCGCGGGCGGCACGTACCAGACGTGCATCTTCGCGGTGCCCGGGgtggcgcgccgcggcgggctgGTCACCGTCACCTGCGACCCGCGCAACCTGGAGCACGTCCTCAAGTCGCGCTTCGACAACTACCCCAAGGGCCCCTTCTGGCACGCCGTCTTCCGCGACCTGCTCGGCGACGGCATCTTCAACTCCGACGGCGAGACGTGGGTCGCGCAGCGGAAGACGGCCGCGCTCGAGTTCACCACGCGCACGCTGCGGACGGCGATGTCCAGGTGGGTCTCGCGGTCCATCCACCACCGGCTGCTGCCCATTCTCGACGACGCGTCCGCCGGCAAGGCGCACGTCGACCTGCaggacctcctcctccgcctcaccTTCGACAACATCTGCGGCCTGGCGTTCGGCAAGGACCCCGAGACGCTCGCCAAGGGCCTGCCGGAGAACGCCTTCGCCTCCGCGTTCGACCGTGCCACCGAGGCCACACTCAACCGGTTCATCTTCCCGGAGTGCCTGTGGCGCTGCAAGAAGTGGCTGGGCCTCGGCATGGAGACCACGCTGGCCAGCAGCGTCGCGCACGTCGACCAgtacctcgccgccgtcatcAAGGCGCGGAAGCTCGAGCTGGCGGGCAACGGCAAGTGCGACACCGTGGCGACGCACGACGACCTGCTCTCGCGGTTCATGCGGAAGGGCTCCTACTCGGACGAGTCGCTGCAACACGTGGCGCTCAACTTCATCCTCGCGGGACGCGACACCTCCTCCGTGGCGCTCTCCTGGTTCTTCTGGCTCGTGTCCACCCACCCCGCCGTCGAGCGCAAGATCGTGCAGGAACTCTGCGCCGTGCTGGCGGCGTCCCGCGGCGCCCATGACCCGGCATTGTGGCTGGCGGCGCCCTTCACCTTCGAGGAGCTCGATAGCTTGGTTTACCTCAAGGCGGCGCTCTCGGAGGCCCTCCGCCTGTACCCCTCCGTTCCGGAGGACTCCAAGCACGTCGTCGCTGACGACTACCTCCCGGACGGCACGTTCGTGCCGGCCGGCTCGTCGGTCACGTACTCCATATACTCGGCGGGGCGCATGAAGACGGTGTGGGGTGAGGACTGCCTCGAGTTCAGGCCAGAGCGGTGGCTGTCGGCTGACGGCTCCAAGTTCGAGCCGCACGACTCGTACAAGTTCGTCGCGTTCAACGCCGGGCCGAGGATCTGCCTCGGCAAGGACCTCGCCTACCTGCAGATGAAGAACATCGCCGGGAGCGtgctcctccgccaccgcctcgccgtcgcgccgggCCACCGCGTCGAGCAGAAGATGTCCCTCACGCTCTTCATGAAGAACGGGCTCCGAATGGAGGTACATCCGCGCGACCTCGTGcccgtcgccgacgagctccgcgGCGCGGACGTAAGGGCCACCGCGCCATGCGCGTAG
- the LOC102711233 gene encoding NDR1/HIN1-like protein 6 yields the protein MAGQGSTARRPRPTTTKCVAAALLAMVIVVAIIVILWLTVRPARPLAISVDHAAVTGFNFTSRGALNGTFDITLRAFNRNKRAAVSYQSLEVGVWYDGAYLAGTVLPGFDQPPKGQMRIDVDTPAARAALPPGVEATMKKDSSDGNLPVEVHVRAKVRFRYGMVKTRRYTVRASCTPVVIVFASPSSFDRLNCYVRI from the coding sequence ATGGCGGGGCAGGGGAgcacggcgcggcgtccgcggccgacgacgacgaagtgcgtcgcggcggcgctgctggcgATGGTCATCGTGGTGGCGATCATCGTCATCCTGTGGCTGACGGTCCGCCCGGCGAGGCCGCTCGCCATCTCCGTCGACCACGCCGCGGTGACCGGGTTCAACTTCACGTCCCGTGGCGCGCTCAACGGCACCTTCGACATCACCCTGCGCGCCTTCAACAGGAACAAGCGCGCGGCCGTGTCGTACCAGTCGCTCGAGGTCGGGGTGTGGTACGACGGCGCGTACCTCGCCGGCACCGTGCTGCCCGGGTTCGACCAGCCGCCGAAGGGCCAGATGAGGATCGACGTGGACACGCCCGCCGCGAGggcggcgctgccgccgggcGTGGAGGCGACCATGAAGAAGGACAGCTCGGACGGGAACCTGCCGGTGGAGGTGCACGTCAGGGCGAAGGTGCGGTTCCGGTACGGCATGGTGAAGACGCGGCGGTACACGGTGCGCGCGAGCTGCACGCCGGTGGTCATCGTCTTCGCGTCGCCGAGTTCGTTCGATCGGCTGAACTGCTACGTCCGTATCTGA
- the LOC102703933 gene encoding purine-uracil permease NCS1 yields the protein MAMSMAMSRALAARHPSHLCHRIEAKRCQASPPRLPLLPRRPRLTVASRPRMLPASPRMSSSESDLSPTPPSERTMTAWDLASLWVGLVVGVPSYYLAGSLVDLGMSALQGVATVAFANLVVLVSLVLTAAPAVTHGLPFPVLARASFGVRGAHLPAIIRALVGCGWFGIESWIGGRAVFLLLPSRLKTYQPLLAPVPGLGAAPLEFACFLAFWAAQLGVIMHGMEGIRKLEKYSAPVLIVLTSALLAWAYVSAGGFGRILSLPPRLTRAEFWKVFFPSLTANISFWATVAINIPDFARYARSQADQVLGQAGLPVFMGMFTFAGLAVTSATEAIFGHVISDPIDLLGRIGGPVTTVLAIVGISLATITTNIAANVVAPANALVSMSPRTFTFAKGALVTALLGIAFQPWRLLSSSESFVYTWLLGYSALMGPIGGIILADHYIVRRTALDVDALYSEDRHGPYYFQGGFNVAAMEAMAAGVAPIVPGFLHKVGALPSVSKAFETAYNNAWFVSFFVAGAVYCLLSRQSRSESKYKYN from the coding sequence ATGGCCATGTCCATGGCGATGTCCAGAGCGCTCGCCGCGCGGCATCCAAGCCATTTATGCCACCGAATTGAGGCGAAGAGATGCCAGGCGTCACCGCCCCGGCTTCCTCTTCTCCCTCGGAGGCCCCGGCtcaccgtcgcctcgcgcccgcgGATGCTACCGGCGAGCCCCAGGATGTCGTCGAGTGAGTCGGACCTGTCCCCTACGCCGCCGTCGGAGCGCACCATGACGGCCTGGGACTTGGCCAGCCTCTGGGTCGGCCTTGTGGTTGGGGTGCCGTCGTACTACCTCGCCGGCAGCCTCGTCGACCTCGGCATGTCGGCGCTGCAGGGCGTCGCGACCGTCGCCTTCGCCAACCTGGTCGTGCTCGTCTCGCTGGTGCtcacggccgcgccggcggtcACGCACGGGCTGCCGTTCCCGGTGCTCGCGCGGGCGTCGTTCGGGGTGCGCGGCGCGCACCTGCCGGCGATCATCCGCGCGCTAGTCGGCTGCGGGTGGTTCGGCATCGAGTCCTGGATCGGTGGCCGCGCCGTGTTCCTCCTCCTGCCGTCCAGGCTCAAGACGTACCAGCCGCTGCTCGCCCCGGTACCCGgcctcggcgcggcgccgctcgAGTTCGCGTGCTTCCTCGCGTTCTGGGCCGCGCAGCTCGGCGTCATCATGCACGGCATGGAGGGCATCCGCAAGCTCGAGAAGTACTCCGCGCCGGTGCTCATCGTGCTCACCTCCGCGCTGCTGGCCTGGGCCTACGTGTCCGCCGGCGGCTTCGGGCGCATCCTCTCGCTGCCACCGAGGCTGACGCGCGCCGAGTTCTGGAAGGTCTTCTTCCCGTCGCTCACCGCGAACATCAGCTTCTGGGCGACGGTGGCCATCAACATACCGGACTTCGCGCGGTACGCGCGGAGCCAGGCGGACCAGGTGCTCGGCCAGGCCGGGCTGCCAGTGTTCATGGGCATGTTCACCTTCGCCGGCCTCGCCGTGACCTCCGCCACCGAGGCCATCTTCGGCCACGTCATCTCCGACCCCATCGACCTCCTCGGCCGCATCGGCGGGCCTGTGACGACAGTGCTCGCCATCGTCGGCATCAGCCTCGCGACCATCACCACCAACATTGCCGCAAacgtggtggcgccggcgaacGCGCTCGTCAGCATGAGCCCCCGGACGTTCACGTTCGCCAAGGGGGCGTTGGTCACCGCATTGCTGGGCATCGCCTTCCAGCCATGGCGGCTGCTCAGCTCCAGCGAGAGCTTTGTCTACACATGGCTGCTCGGCTACTCGGCTCTCATGGGCCCGATCGGAGGgatcatcctcgccgaccacTACATCGTCCGGCGCACCGCGCTGGACGTTGACGCGCTCTACTCGGAGGACAGGCACGGGCCTTACTATTTCCAGGGTGGTTTCAACGTCGCCGCCAtggaggcgatggcggccggAGTTGCACCGATCGTGCCCGGATTTCTGCATAAGGTTGGAGCTCTACCAAGCGTCTCCAAGGCATTTGAGACGGCATACAACAACGCCTGGTTCGTCAGCTTtttcgtcgccggcgccgtttACTGCCTGCTCAGCCGCCAGAGTAGGAGTGAATCGAAGTATAAGTACAACTGA
- the LOC102704212 gene encoding transmembrane protein 208 homolog: MAKQGVKKTRDANKKQMDLLLRLILAANVIYIVVRMAVMHSSFTWKHWIGLVVTSAAYFLPYKQLANMSEPVYSDKGELINAGYDLNAGGMSEYLQDVIYITLFVQLMSIYSDKFWWTYMVIPAYGGYKISGLLKGAFFGGSSEGEDEDEKTRKKREKMEKKASRGKIIKTRTR, from the exons ATGGCGAAGCAAGGGGTGAAGAAGACGAGGGACGCGAACAAGAAGCAGATGGACCTCCTCCTGCGCTTAATCCTCGCCGCCAAC GTTATTTACATAGTAGTGAGAATGGCTGTAATGCATTCATCTTTCACTTGGAAGCATTGGATTGGTCTTGTGGTGACATCTGCTGCGTATTTTCTACCCTACAAGCAACTTGCCAATATGTCAGAGCCAGTGTACTCTGATAAAGGAGAGTTAATTAATGCTGGTTATGACTTGAATGCTGGTGGAATGTCCGA ATATTTGCAAGATGTGATATACATAACACTCTTTGTGCAGTTGATGTCTATTTATTCTGACAAATTTTGGTGGACATATATGGTG ATTCCGGCTTATGGTGGATACAAGATTTCTGGTCTGCTAAAAGGAGCATTTTTCGGCGGTAGTTCAGAG GGCGAGGATGAGGATGAGAAGACccgaaagaaaagagagaagatggAGAAGAAGGCATCTAGGGGAAAGATTATCAAAACCAGGACTCGTTGA
- the LOC102711508 gene encoding RING-H2 finger protein ATL39-like, which yields MGSQKLWALYVGVASLAIGMLGVLGVWLCYLFQAVARGTPPARAPPPPPPPCTPEKEEDSKNGLSEEELRSLGGICEARTGDGEEEPLCPICLDGMEAGRAPVRVLPGCNRAFHQDCVDRWLAISPRCPVCNIWVMPRSPGTSPPCAKPALDS from the coding sequence ATGGGGAGCCAGAAGCTCTGGGCGCTGTACGTGGGCGTGGCGTCGCTCGCCATCGGGATGCTCGGGGTGCTTGGCGTCTGGCTCTGCTACCTGTTCCAGGCCGTGGCGCGAGGGACGCCTCCGgcccgggcgccgccgccgccgccgcccccctgCACgccggagaaggaggaggacagCAAGAACGGGCTCTcggaggaggagctgaggaGTCTGGGAGGGATCTGCGAGGCGAGGACAggggacggcgaggaggagccgcTCTGCCCGATCTGCCTCGACGGCATGGAGGCCGGTCGCGCACCCGTGCGCGTCCTCCCGGGATGCAACCGCGCCTTCCACCAGGACTGCGTCGACCGGTGGCTCGCCATCTCGCCGCGTTGCCCCGTCTGCAACATCTGGGTCATGCCGCGGTCACCGGGGAcgtcaccgccgtgcgccaAGCCTGCTCTGGATTCTTGa
- the LOC121053583 gene encoding alanine and glycine-rich protein-like, with protein MASRCFFPREAEAGGRHNHQSKAAAAEALQQLHHGGRVLSREDVGGAVRVKIVVSKRELKHMVAALGSGAAGAGAGGAVVAAAAATAAGERHRQRASGGGGGGGAGPGAEQRLQSLRRRSMRRAAEAARRMQANGEWEPGLQSIPEEVY; from the coding sequence ATGGCATCCAGGTGTTTCTTCCCCAGGGAGGCCGAGGCCGGCGGGCGGCACAACCACCAgtccaaggcggcggcggcggaggcgctccAGCAGCTGCACCACGGCGGGCGCGTGCTGTCGCGGGAGGACGTGGGCGGCGCGGTGCGCGTCAAGATCGTGGTCAGCAAGCGCGAGCTCAAGCACATGGTCGCGGCGCTCGGCtcgggcgccgccggcgcgggggccggcggggcggtggtggcggcagcggcggcgacggccgcgggGGAGCGGCACCGCCAGCGCgcgtcgggcggcggcggcggcggcggggccggccCAGGCGCGGAGCAGAGGCTGCAGTCGCTCCGGCGGCGCAGCAtgcggagggcggcggaggcggcgcggcggatgCAGGCGAACGGGGAGTGGGAGCCCGGCCTGCAGAGCATTCCCGAAGAGGTTTACTAA